One Anopheles marshallii chromosome 3, idAnoMarsDA_429_01, whole genome shotgun sequence genomic region harbors:
- the LOC128715486 gene encoding putative alpha-L-fucosidase — MGLVRTSVCLFVWGLICWPARTTALDGKYEPTWESLDARPLPKWYDDAKVGIFIHWGVYAVPSYGSEWFWINWKGSNTTEYVQFMNSNYKPGFTYQDFASDFTAELFNATEWADLFVRSGARYVVLTSKHHEGYTLWPSRHTFGWNSMDVGPHRDIVGELAGAVRATGQLTFGVYYSLFEWFNRLYIRDRDLAFLHREYVDGKVWPELQELINTYRPEVLWSDGDWEAPDGYWKAREFFTWLYNDSPVRDTIVTNDRWGMGTLCLHGDFHTCSDRYNPGVLQKHKWENAMTIDRKSWGHRGNARLEDFVTTDELIGEIATTVSCGGNILINVGPTKAGTIDPIFAERLVDMGRWLKVNGEAIYKSQPWDYQNDTLTGSVWYTAAKGSTRRDTNFRTIYAIVLDYPYKANSVRLGAFSNRVTKIVQITMLGFNTALKWKPTDDGILVEFPAKNEIDRLMLHHAWTLKITLSSRWPLNG; from the exons ATGGGTTTAGTGAGGACGTCCGTGTGTTTGTTCGTGTGGGGCTTGATTTGTTGGCCGGCCCGGACCACTGCGCTCGACGGCAAGTACGAACCGACCTGGGAAAGTTTAGATGCGCGACCCCTACCCAAATGGTATGACGATGCGAAGGTGGGCATCTTCATACATTGGGGCGTGTACGCGGTACCTAGCTACGGGTCCGAATGGTTCTGGATCAACTGGAAGGGCAGCAACACAACCGAGTACGTGCAGTTCATGAACAGCAACTACAAGCCCGGCTTCACGTACCAAGACTTTGCGAGCGACTTTACGGCGGAACTGTTCAACGCGACCGAGTGGGCCGATCTGTTCGTTAGGTCCGGTGCACGGTACGTGGTGCTGACTAGCAAACACCACGAAGGCTACACCCTGTGGCCGTCGCGGCATACGTTCGGCTGGAACTCGATGGACGTCGGACCGCATCGAGACATTGTGGGCGAGTTGGCCGGAGCAGTTCGCGCCACCGGGCAGCTGACGTTCGGTGTGTACTACTCACTGTTCGAGTGGTTTAACCGGCTGTACATCCGCGACAGGGACCTTGCCTTCCTCCATCGGGAGTACGTCGATGGGAAGGTGTGGCCCGAGCTGCAGGAACTTATCAACACCTACCGGCCGGAGGTGCTGTGGAGTGATGGCGATTGGGAGGCACCCGACGGGTACTGGAAGGCGAGAGAGTTCTTCACCTGGCTGTACAACGACAGCCCGGTGCGGGACACGATCGTTACGAACGATCGCTGGGGCATGGGGACGCTGTGTCTGCACGGTGACTTTCACACCTGCTCCGATCGCTACAACCCCGGCGTACTGCAGAAGCACAAGTGGGAAAATGCAATGACGATCGATCGAAAGAGCTGGGGCCATCGGGGAAATGCGCGGCTGGAGGATTTCGTCACCACGGACGAGCTGATCGGGGAGATCGCCACCACGGTCAGCTGTGGCGGTAACATCCTGATCAACGTTGGCCCAACCAAAGCAGGCACCATCGATCCAATCTTTGCCGAGCGGCTCGTCGATATGGGACG CTGGCTAAAAGTAAACGGCGAAGCGATCTACAAATCGCAACCCTGGGACTACCAGAACGATACACTCACCGGCAGTGTTTGGTACACGGCAGCAAAGGGTTCCACCCGGCGGGACACCAACTTCCGCACGATCTACGCGATCGTGTTGGACTACCCGTACAAAGCGAACAGCGTGCGGTTGGGAGCCTTCAGCAACCGGGTGACAAAGATCGTACAGATCACGATGCTTGGATTCAACACCGCCCTAAAG TGGAAACCGACGGATGATGGCATTTTGGTGGAGTTCCCTGCCAAGAATGAAATCGACCGGCTAATGCTCCACCACGCATGGACGCTTAAGATTACGCTGTCCTCCCGGTGGCCCCTAAACGGATGA
- the LOC128715011 gene encoding general odorant-binding protein 66, producing the protein MATTINCIRACPWAKVLVLMWLVQLATGEVSSVCKKIPAIAAEDSEEKCCNIPEMFPNETLHACMGEFEQSSVSQLQKSCKFATCVLKKQNLVKADNRLDAEQIKAYIKDKVKASDEWKSLIEKAVLQECLPMVEKDNAMAKQMKEALSDCDPIAGLTMACAAAKLYSNCPTKDWTGSPLCDEWKTFLSKCSTTMEDLNEMYMLVESQKM; encoded by the exons ATGGCTACCACGATCAACTGCATCCGTGCGTGTCCTTGGGCTAAGGTTTTAGTACTGATGTGGCTCGTACAGCTCGCCACCGGTGAAGTGAGTTCCGTATGCAAGAAGATACCTGCGATAGCAGCAGAAGACAGCGAAGAAAAGTGCTGCAACATCCCCGAAATGTTCCCGAACGAGACGCTTCACGCATGCATGGGAGAATTCGAACAGTCCAGTGTGTCGCAACTGCAGAAAAGCTGC AAATTTGCCACCTGTGTGCTGAAGAAGCAGAACCTCGTAAAGGCCGACAACCGTTTGGACGCGGAACAGATCAAGGCGTACATCAAGGACAAGGTAAAGGCATCGGACGAATGGAAGAGTCTGATCGAGAAGGCGGTACTGCAGGAGTGTTTGCCGATGGTGGAGAAGGACAATGCGATGGCGAAGCAGATGAAGGAAGCGCTCAGCGACTGTGACCCAATAGCGGGCCTGACAATGGCGTGTGCTGCTGCCAAGCTGTACTCA AACTGTCCCACCAAGGATTGGACCGGAA GTCCCTTGTGTGACGAGTGGAAGACATTCTTGTCGAAGTGTTCCACCACGATGGAAGATTTGAACGAAATGTACATGCTGGTAGAATCGCAAAAGATGTAA
- the LOC128714521 gene encoding general odorant-binding protein 67-like, with protein sequence MDRYVALLGVMVLVVTVEQAMGLLRHDPLGCHNGTKITVDECCAIPALADKTIVEKCKSEHSFKPPKKDAKERGPHPGACIAECILKGMGAFKDKQIDGAGFRKAIQPVVKANANFAKSIEDAVKACEQRTNMDTDFSVSTDSATCSPVGKLFVNCVYGTLFEQCPTSVWQKKDECTLLKDKIKKGCPYFAMRKHRRMRPT encoded by the exons ATGGACCGGTACGTGGCGCTGCTTGGTGTGATGGTGCTAGTAGTG ACGGTGGAGCAGGCGATGGGCCTTCTTCGGCATGATCCGCTCGGCTGTCACAATGGTACGAAGATTACGGTAGACGAGTGCTGCGCAATACCGGCACTGGCCGATAAGACCATCGTTGAGAagtgcaaatccgaacattCCTTCAAGCCACCGAAGAAAGACGCTAAAGAGCGTGGTCCTCATCCAGGAGCG TGCATCGCTGAGTGTATTCTGAAGGGGATGGGTGCCTTCAAGGATAAGCAGATTGATGGTGCCGGGTTTAGGAAAGCCATCCAACCCGTCGTCAAAGCCAATGCCAACTTTGCTAAATCGATTGAGGATGCAGTTAAAGCGTGCGAACAGCGCACCAACATGGATACGGACTTTTCGGTCAGTACGGACAGTGCCACCTGCAGCCCGGTGGGCAAGCTATTCGTTAACTGCGTTTACGGGACCTTGTTCGAG CAATGCCCAACGAGTGTCTGGCAGAAGAAGGACGAATGTACGCTGCTGAAGGACAAGATCAAGAAGGGTTGCCCGTACTTTGCCATGCGCAAACACCGCCGTATGCGTCCAACCTAA
- the LOC128713724 gene encoding general odorant-binding protein 67-like: MFSFVLVALAIIGMVATQPPPPDASCFQPTTVTADDCCKLPKPIDSAVMDKCKANNPQPGQMPAPGVPRTEGCCIMQCAMTETGGFANNALNTDAIKKSMASTLGADPNFGSLVNGAVDTCARQIQNDPAYSVAPISASPDRAGCSFIPQGFVNCLYTTLFKSCPASAWTESGDCQALKTKLNSGCPFFLLMGRGPRQ, translated from the exons ATGTTCTCATTTGTGTTGGTAGCATTGGCCATCATTGGCATG GTCGCCACccaaccaccgccaccggaTGCGTCCTGCTTTCAGCCGACCACGGTAACAGCCGATGACTGTTGCAAACTGCCGAAACCGATCGATTCGGCGGTGATGGACAAGTGCAAGGCGAATAATCCACAACCCGGCCAAATGCCAGCACCAGGCGTACCACGTACGGAGGGTTGT TGCATAATGCAGTGCGCCATGACCGAAACGGGTGGGTTCGCGAACAATGCGCTCAACACGGACGCGATCAAGAAATCGATGGCCAGTACGTTGGGTGCGGACCCAAACTTTGGTTCGCTCGTTAACGGAGCGGTTGACACCTGCGCCCGACAGATCCAGAACGATCCCGCCTACAGTGTGGCACCGATATCGGCCTCACCGGACCGGGCTGGGTGTAGCTTTATTCCTCAAGGATTTGTCAACTGTCTGTACACGACGCTGTTCAAG AGTTGCCCGGCTAGCGCTTGGACTGAGAGTGGCGACTGTCAGGCCTTGAAGACGAAGCTGAACAGTGGATGTCCGTTTTTCCTGCTGATGGGTCGTGGACCGAGACAGTAA